One Myxocyprinus asiaticus isolate MX2 ecotype Aquarium Trade chromosome 20, UBuf_Myxa_2, whole genome shotgun sequence genomic region harbors:
- the ptafr gene encoding platelet-activating factor receptor, whose product MCGGYRAISDRWMAPLTHQNQVFHRLVWMHNMVSPAGDYSLGNQTTKDNESWTFTDSEFRYTLFPAFYGLVFVFGLAANCYALYVLHHMRDSKAMNEIRIYMTNLTVADLLFVSALPFWIGYYAHRGDWKYSDALCRITGSFFFINTYCSIFFLTVISINRYWAVTRPLVAASSDCWKRGAIVSTLVWVVTLAAAIKFLTEPGVQEDTEKKILRCFEGYHGQSYATKYSVATTHFVIIGMFFVVFSMVIICNISIAQALLSQPISQPRASTGKRPGGTKRRALRMLCAVVGVFVICFLPHHVVQGPWVLSVLGMKEYWSKESHQLLNDAHQITLMLMGFNCILDPLVYCFATTKFRKYIKDHFKNVKNNKSCSRNTISTAMSLKSRHQSEL is encoded by the exons ATGTGTGgtggttacagagcaatatctgaccgctggatggcACCACTGACtcatcagaatcaagtatttcacagactggtgtgg ATGCACAACATGGTGAGTCCAGCAGGAGACTACAGCCTTGGGAATCAGACAACGAAAGACAACGAATCCTGGACATTCACTGACTCAGAGTTTCGTTACACTCTCTTCCCTGCTTTCTATGGCCTGGTCTTTGTCTTTGGGTTGGCAGCCAACTGCTATGCGCTTTATGTACTGCACCATATGCGGGATTCCAAAGCCATGAATGAGATTCGTATCTACATGACAAACCTGACGGTTGCAGACCTGCTCTTCGTGTCTGCTCTTCCATTCTGGATCGGCTACTATGCGCATCGAGGTGACTGGAAGTATTCTGATGCCCTCTGCCGTATCACAGGCTCATTTTTCTTTATCAACACATACTGCTCTATCTTCTTCCTCACTGTCATCAGCATTAACCGTTATTGGGCTGTTACTAGGCCACTGGTGGCCGCTTCCTCTGACTGCTGGAAACGTGGGGCAATCGTCTCAACATTGGTGTGGGTTGTCACTCTTGCAGCAGCAATTAAATTCCTCACTGAACCTGGAGTCCAGGAGGACACAGAGAAGAAAATTTTACGCTGTTTTGAGGGTTATCACGGACAGAGTTATGCTACTAAATATTCAGTGGCCACAACCCACTTCGTTATTATTggcatgttttttgttgttttctcaaTGGTCATTATCTGCAACATCTCGATCGCGCAAGCTCTTCTGTCCCAACCCATCAGTCAGCCTCGAGCCAGCACGGGAAAGCGGCCTGGCGGTACCAAGCGCAGAGCCTTGAGGATGCTGTGTGCTGTTGTGGGAGTGTTTGTGATCTGTTTCCTGCCCCATCATGTGGTGCAGGGTCCCTGGGTACTTTCAGTGCTGGGTATGAAGGAATACTGGAGCAAGGAGTCTCACCAACTCCTAAATGATGCTCACCAGATTACCCTGATGCTTATGGGCTTCAACTGCATTCTGGACCCATTGGTGTATTGCTTCGCCACCACAAAGTTCCGCAAGTACATCAAGGatcactttaaaaatgtcaagaataACAAAAGCTGCTCACGCAATACAATAAGCACGGCTATGTCCCTGAAGAGCAGACATCAGAGCGAATTATGA